In one window of Candidatus Eisenbacteria bacterium DNA:
- a CDS encoding class I SAM-dependent methyltransferase, with the protein MNRRRNLLLKYLLRTHPRDDWAEKAGVLRVLNEEVRDDDFSLSQWEIGLTYYRDRFEAFKAPGGLLLDLGCGTGNWSIAGSTWFDRVIGIDVRNDRLKAACRLRDLLNVRNVAFGRGDLTALPFPSGEANCVLAYNVLPYVRDWDKAISEIERVLRPGGMLWCSWQDVGILLFYFAECLILGRPDSLMAAVAARRPRWFRRRSGERAARVYLSAKEVREGLLAHGFDPVWKSNSPAWPSPARPLFPQRMLGLPFFHEVLALKRSGRKNEK; encoded by the coding sequence CTGCTACGGACTCATCCACGGGATGACTGGGCGGAAAAAGCCGGAGTCCTCCGGGTGCTGAATGAAGAAGTCCGGGATGATGATTTTTCATTGTCGCAGTGGGAGATCGGATTAACATATTACCGTGATCGATTCGAGGCCTTCAAGGCTCCCGGCGGGCTGCTCCTTGATCTTGGATGTGGCACCGGGAATTGGTCAATAGCTGGAAGCACGTGGTTTGACAGGGTCATTGGTATTGACGTGAGAAACGACAGGCTGAAAGCTGCTTGCCGGCTGAGAGATCTCCTGAATGTCAGGAATGTCGCATTCGGAAGGGGAGATCTGACTGCACTGCCTTTCCCGAGCGGCGAGGCGAACTGCGTATTGGCGTACAATGTCCTGCCATACGTACGGGATTGGGATAAGGCAATATCGGAAATTGAACGTGTCTTGCGGCCAGGAGGAATGTTGTGGTGCTCGTGGCAGGACGTGGGTATCCTGCTCTTCTATTTCGCCGAATGTCTCATTCTCGGGCGCCCGGATTCGCTCATGGCTGCAGTTGCAGCACGCCGCCCTCGATGGTTCCGCCGGCGTTCGGGAGAAAGAGCGGCCAGAGTTTACCTCAGTGCCAAAGAGGTCCGTGAGGGACTTCTGGCTCACGGGTTTGACCCGGTCTGGAAAAGTAACAGTCCGGCGTGGCCATCGCCTGCCAGACCGCTTTTCCCCCAGCGGATGCTGGGACTGCCATTCTTTCATGAGGTTCTGGCACTGAAGAGAAGTGGCAGGAAGAATGAAAAATGA